The Paenibacillus uliginis N3/975 genome has a window encoding:
- a CDS encoding helix-turn-helix transcriptional regulator, protein MEQTQELSTRDTILHMLKTQGPLSAKSIASTLLVTEMAVRRHLGSFEKDGVIETELVRQAMGRPLALYRLSPHAESLFPNKYSTLSLDLLDELTEEAGEEMVTRLFERRRNKLRQRYESGVSGKELADRVRTLTDIQNDNGYMAECEQTDDGKYVIKEHNCPISQIANRYNQACSCELELFSSLLQAKVERTECLASGGCRCVYVITE, encoded by the coding sequence ATGGAACAGACACAGGAACTGTCCACCCGGGATACCATTCTCCATATGTTAAAGACTCAGGGGCCTCTCAGCGCCAAGTCGATAGCTTCTACCCTGCTCGTCACCGAGATGGCTGTCCGCCGACATCTCGGTAGTTTTGAAAAGGATGGCGTCATTGAGACCGAGCTGGTTCGTCAGGCCATGGGTCGCCCGCTTGCCCTGTACCGTCTCTCACCGCATGCAGAGTCGCTCTTTCCGAACAAATACTCCACGCTTTCGCTGGATCTGCTCGACGAGCTGACCGAGGAAGCCGGCGAGGAAATGGTCACACGGCTCTTTGAACGCCGGCGCAACAAGCTGCGGCAGCGCTACGAATCGGGAGTTTCCGGCAAAGAGTTGGCTGATCGTGTTCGCACCCTGACCGACATTCAAAATGACAACGGGTATATGGCTGAATGTGAGCAAACCGATGATGGCAAATATGTTATTAAAGAGCATAACTGTCCGATCTCTCAAATTGCTAACCGGTATAATCAGGCCTGCAGCTGTGAGCTGGAGCTGTTTTCATCTCTGCTACAAGCGAAGGTGGAACGGACGGAATGTCTCGCAAGTGGAGGCTGCCGGTGTGTCTATGTGATAACAGAATAG
- a CDS encoding DUF4179 domain-containing protein: MYEKEEKMLKSYFQDAEASAADVSDDALEVAIQKGIRKGRHSKRSRVRYRGMALLAGALAVVILLVLSGSLQQTERMASGPYPPLKGHDFGEDITLNTANKHGMIQPVGKSETKGDYTITVDGILVGSQQLKVLYTLENRSDRKAIIRETKLTDLVGSELPVGTHYEGSNELEPGVHHLESNSIFSDAHSIPDQLSVQFRVARDSANARAGIPTEDEELLSIDLTLDMNTYRKYIRTIPLNKVIEIQGQKMTMREVVFSPAGIALKGNIDAGNTMKVSGLWEGYLESVKDGKTTRLTSTLGWGPGEDGEVTYFFSSNALDQPDSITLKAGGLYAVDPAKMSVVVDTEKRVVLNSPDNKMKFGQYTRKKEGHTLTLEYEEEEKMNYGSVQYDEEFIDGEGNKHKLDDSSRGVRSTTSSNSDTGWSKTTEYLYLIPKEYPQPLTFTLTSYPGVIEKDIEVPIPYNLNR, translated from the coding sequence ATGTATGAGAAAGAAGAGAAGATGCTAAAGAGTTATTTTCAAGACGCTGAAGCCAGTGCGGCAGACGTATCGGATGACGCATTGGAAGTCGCTATACAGAAAGGGATTCGCAAAGGAAGACACTCCAAGCGATCCCGTGTACGGTACAGAGGAATGGCCCTCCTGGCAGGAGCTTTAGCTGTAGTAATTCTGTTGGTGCTGAGCGGTTCTCTGCAGCAGACCGAACGGATGGCTTCCGGACCTTATCCTCCGCTTAAGGGGCATGATTTCGGGGAGGACATTACACTGAATACGGCCAATAAACACGGGATGATTCAGCCGGTGGGCAAGTCCGAAACGAAGGGGGACTACACTATTACTGTAGACGGTATATTGGTCGGATCCCAGCAGCTGAAGGTGCTGTATACGCTGGAGAATCGGTCTGACCGGAAGGCGATTATAAGGGAGACAAAGCTAACCGATCTTGTGGGAAGCGAACTTCCAGTAGGTACCCATTATGAGGGAAGCAATGAATTGGAGCCGGGTGTTCATCATTTGGAAAGCAACTCTATTTTCTCGGACGCCCATTCCATACCAGACCAATTATCCGTTCAGTTCCGTGTTGCGAGGGATTCGGCCAATGCCCGCGCCGGTATCCCGACAGAGGATGAAGAGCTGCTGAGTATTGACCTGACTCTGGATATGAATACCTACCGGAAGTATATCCGAACCATTCCGCTAAATAAGGTGATCGAGATTCAGGGACAGAAGATGACGATGAGGGAGGTTGTGTTTTCTCCAGCAGGCATTGCCCTGAAAGGGAACATTGATGCAGGGAACACGATGAAGGTGTCGGGTCTATGGGAAGGTTATTTGGAATCGGTCAAAGACGGGAAGACCACTCGGCTTACGAGCACTTTGGGCTGGGGACCGGGTGAGGATGGCGAAGTAACTTATTTCTTTTCCTCCAATGCACTGGATCAACCCGACTCGATTACTTTGAAAGCGGGTGGTCTGTATGCAGTGGACCCTGCCAAGATGAGTGTTGTGGTGGATACGGAGAAGAGGGTTGTGCTAAACTCGCCAGACAATAAGATGAAATTTGGACAATATACAAGAAAGAAGGAAGGTCATACTCTTACACTAGAGTACGAGGAAGAAGAGAAGATGAATTATGGCAGTGTTCAATATGATGAAGAGTTCATTGACGGGGAAGGGAACAAACATAAGCTGGATGATTCATCGAGAGGAGTTCGATCGACAACGAGCTCAAATTCCGATACAGGATGGAGTAAAACAACGGAGTATTTGTATCTTATACCGAAGGAGTACCCGCAGCCGTTGACTTTTACATTAACCAGCTATCCGGGTGTTATCGAGAAGGATATCGAGGTACCTATTCCATATAATCTTAACCGCTAA
- a CDS encoding sigma-70 family RNA polymerase sigma factor — MEERELAAAACRGDEAAFHALITGQRRRLYGIAYSYLHNENDALEAVQETVCRAWSKCGRLRNPEVFVSWLIRILINCCVDEQKRRKRVVPYEEISVTSTGEMINDSKLDLERALNRMKPKYRHVLILKYYQDMTVTEIAKVLDCPEGTVKTRLHQGLKLLRQKMKPGGAAIHV, encoded by the coding sequence ATGGAAGAAAGGGAGCTGGCTGCAGCGGCTTGCAGAGGGGATGAAGCAGCGTTTCATGCCCTGATTACGGGGCAGAGGAGACGGCTGTACGGTATTGCTTACAGCTACTTGCACAATGAGAACGATGCGCTTGAGGCAGTTCAAGAGACCGTCTGCCGGGCATGGAGCAAATGTGGGCGTCTCAGAAACCCTGAGGTGTTTGTGTCTTGGTTGATCCGGATTTTAATTAACTGCTGTGTGGATGAGCAAAAGCGAAGGAAGCGCGTTGTCCCATATGAAGAGATAAGTGTTACCAGCACAGGGGAAATGATCAACGATAGTAAGCTTGATCTGGAACGCGCACTGAATCGGATGAAGCCTAAATATCGTCATGTTCTAATTCTGAAATATTATCAGGACATGACGGTAACGGAAATTGCCAAGGTGCTGGACTGTCCAGAGGGAACTGTGAAGACAAGACTACACCAGGGATTGAAGCTGCTGAGGCAAAAAATGAAGCCGGGAGGTGCGGCGATCCATGTATGA
- a CDS encoding S1C family serine protease yields MNKRILASFLSCIIILGAGAVGAVWVYVTVAKEGQQGPLLAAVDSVQTSQESKGGEAKANDVKSTSAQPDNDRGNDAKDQSSEKDLTVKEIIKQSQKKVFTVKTMDGLGSGFLFNRYGDLLTNAHVVEGYSDVTVTGLDKQEYAGTVIGIGASMDVAVIRVPGLAGKDPLPLETRNKAEVGDPVLALGSPHGLENTVTTGIISGLDREFELDQYVYSNLYQTSAPIAPGNSGGPLINSDTGKVVGINSAIMKQGTIGFSIPISQVAAMVEEWTGHQIDGTSNSTKTASAPNTASSAPASISKEEAEGLVIQYYLSLSVEDYVTAYSLLGSQWQKGTTYKQFREGYLNTQQVTVDYISALTGTGGKTEVSGLITAEERKNDVVSYRQYEVTYKIGYENGVLKMLKGSGKPLE; encoded by the coding sequence ATGAACAAGAGGATTTTGGCAAGCTTCCTGTCCTGCATCATCATACTTGGAGCTGGAGCCGTTGGAGCGGTCTGGGTTTACGTTACCGTAGCGAAGGAAGGGCAACAGGGACCGCTACTCGCTGCTGTTGACAGCGTACAGACTTCGCAAGAGAGCAAGGGGGGAGAAGCGAAGGCTAACGATGTTAAGAGTACTTCGGCTCAACCTGACAACGACAGAGGAAATGATGCTAAGGATCAGTCCAGCGAGAAGGATTTAACCGTAAAGGAGATCATTAAGCAAAGCCAAAAGAAAGTGTTCACCGTCAAAACGATGGATGGCCTCGGCTCAGGATTTCTGTTTAACCGCTACGGTGATCTGCTTACCAATGCGCACGTTGTTGAGGGATACAGCGATGTGACCGTGACTGGACTAGACAAGCAGGAATATGCCGGAACGGTCATTGGGATCGGGGCTAGCATGGACGTAGCCGTTATTCGGGTTCCAGGACTGGCAGGTAAAGACCCGCTACCGCTGGAGACCCGAAACAAGGCGGAAGTCGGAGATCCGGTGCTTGCACTTGGGAGCCCGCATGGTCTGGAGAATACGGTAACGACCGGAATCATTAGTGGACTGGATCGGGAATTTGAGCTTGATCAATATGTCTACAGCAATCTGTACCAGACCTCCGCACCCATTGCTCCAGGGAACAGCGGTGGACCGCTCATTAACTCGGACACTGGCAAGGTGGTCGGTATCAACTCGGCGATCATGAAACAGGGAACGATAGGCTTTAGTATTCCGATCAGCCAAGTTGCGGCTATGGTGGAGGAATGGACAGGACATCAAATCGACGGAACCTCGAACTCTACCAAGACGGCATCCGCCCCAAACACTGCGTCCTCTGCGCCTGCTTCAATCAGCAAGGAAGAGGCAGAAGGTCTTGTCATCCAATATTATTTAAGCCTGAGTGTGGAAGATTACGTAACGGCGTATTCTTTGCTCGGCAGCCAGTGGCAAAAGGGAACGACCTATAAGCAGTTTCGTGAAGGCTATTTAAATACACAGCAGGTGACAGTTGATTACATATCAGCCCTGACTGGAACGGGCGGAAAGACGGAAGTGAGCGGACTCATTACAGCGGAAGAGCGCAAAAATGATGTCGTTTCTTATCGGCAATATGAGGTCACCTATAAGATTGGATACGAGAATGGAGTCCTGAAAATGCTGAAGGGCTCAGGCAAGCCGCTGGAATAA
- a CDS encoding FxLYD domain-containing protein — MGAQHTDDQGKSVRKKGSPFVWLIPLMLLLTIAMGLAVYYVYEDKVNKDVNQLQMQAQKKALEGKYEESIKLLDTALTKRPDHYGILLDRGIAAEANELEEQLAQARSSLKAKKITAAEKKLGELSKKLKSRSEPLFKPLKNDLSSLQVTLSVMKVKAELDQLATVPKLAEKLETINKLKGKEAAELEKQIISKIIEISLSDAAERLKSNDFSGATLAVEGGLAYAKEDKRLIEQKDRILQEQAAFERAEAKRIEIARQKAAEEDLVNRTAAVEVVHMNTVLDDYGDLRVEGQVRNVATRPISSVLIELSVYNLDGSFLGSGTIDVSPYVLERGQSGEFRSVLYGAYTEGQAVVDNITWYVE; from the coding sequence ATGGGCGCTCAGCACACCGATGACCAAGGGAAGTCTGTACGAAAGAAGGGAAGCCCTTTTGTATGGCTTATTCCGCTGATGCTGCTGCTAACAATCGCTATGGGGCTGGCTGTGTATTATGTATATGAAGATAAAGTCAATAAGGATGTCAACCAGCTCCAGATGCAAGCTCAGAAGAAGGCACTGGAAGGGAAATATGAGGAATCCATCAAGCTGTTGGATACAGCGCTTACGAAGAGACCGGATCATTATGGGATATTACTCGACCGCGGCATTGCGGCTGAGGCTAATGAATTGGAAGAACAGCTAGCCCAGGCCCGCAGTAGTCTCAAAGCTAAGAAGATTACAGCTGCTGAGAAAAAACTTGGGGAGCTGAGCAAAAAGCTGAAATCCCGTTCAGAGCCATTGTTCAAGCCGCTGAAGAATGACTTGTCCAGCTTACAGGTTACATTGTCTGTTATGAAAGTTAAGGCCGAGCTAGATCAGCTGGCGACAGTACCCAAGCTGGCGGAGAAGCTGGAAACCATCAATAAACTGAAGGGAAAAGAAGCTGCAGAGCTTGAGAAACAGATTATTTCAAAAATCATTGAAATTAGTCTGAGTGATGCAGCGGAAAGATTGAAATCGAATGATTTCTCCGGTGCAACTCTGGCGGTAGAAGGTGGTCTGGCATACGCCAAGGAGGATAAACGGTTGATCGAGCAGAAAGACCGAATTCTTCAGGAACAGGCTGCTTTTGAACGGGCGGAGGCCAAGCGAATTGAGATTGCCCGGCAGAAGGCAGCGGAAGAAGATCTGGTTAACCGTACAGCTGCTGTAGAAGTTGTTCATATGAACACGGTGCTGGATGATTATGGAGATCTGCGAGTCGAGGGACAGGTTAGGAATGTAGCAACTAGACCGATCTCTTCGGTTCTGATTGAACTTTCCGTCTATAATTTGGACGGGTCGTTCCTTGGAAGCGGAACGATTGATGTTTCTCCTTATGTACTGGAACGCGGGCAAAGCGGAGAGTTCAGGTCGGTTCTGTACGGTGCTTATACCGAAGGCCAAGCCGTTGTAGACAACATCACGTGGTATGTGGAATAG
- a CDS encoding MBL fold metallo-hydrolase, whose amino-acid sequence MKKNIKGKVIQLSFMPRLFPINVYLVEENDGFTLIDTGMSFCQKGILEAAASAGKPIKRILLTHAHGDHIGSLDGLKQTLPQAEVLISRRDAVLLTGNTELEPGEPQTPIRGGIPKGITATPDRLLEDGDMVGSLQAISTPGHTPGHMSFIDKRSGFLIAGDAWQTRAGLAVSGDKRWLFPFPAMATWHKETALKSAKKLAALQPTLLGCGHGSLLTDPFASMNRAIQQAENAFSK is encoded by the coding sequence ATGAAAAAAAATATTAAAGGTAAAGTCATACAATTATCGTTCATGCCGCGGCTGTTTCCTATAAATGTATACCTAGTGGAGGAAAATGACGGATTTACCTTGATTGATACCGGTATGTCATTTTGTCAAAAGGGGATTTTAGAGGCTGCCGCCTCAGCGGGCAAACCCATCAAGCGGATCTTGCTTACCCATGCCCATGGCGACCATATCGGTTCACTGGACGGTTTAAAACAGACACTCCCCCAAGCGGAAGTGCTCATCTCCCGCCGGGATGCCGTACTGCTGACAGGCAACACGGAGTTAGAACCAGGCGAGCCACAGACGCCGATTCGAGGCGGAATACCGAAAGGCATTACAGCCACACCCGACCGGCTGCTTGAAGATGGTGATATGGTTGGCTCTCTGCAAGCTATATCCACACCCGGTCATACTCCCGGTCATATGTCTTTTATCGATAAACGCAGCGGATTCCTCATTGCAGGAGATGCGTGGCAGACCCGTGCGGGACTCGCTGTATCCGGAGATAAACGTTGGTTATTTCCATTTCCGGCCATGGCTACCTGGCATAAAGAGACTGCCTTAAAAAGTGCCAAAAAACTGGCAGCACTTCAGCCCACCCTACTCGGCTGCGGCCATGGCTCTCTACTGACGGATCCTTTTGCCTCTATGAACCGGGCAATTCAACAAGCGGAAAACGCGTTTAGCAAGTAA
- a CDS encoding cytochrome c biogenesis protein CcdC: MIDLNSPILKIGSTIGMLVMALAVIFIRMKASNRPVTIKKIIIPPLGMTTGFLMFVEPQVRIPILWGILAFLVGWFIFSYPLIRGTKFEKVDGQIFIQRSRSFVYILLGLLTVRLLLHGYIEEHISIPQTAALFFLLAYGMITHWRLSMYRQYHQITRPEPMV, encoded by the coding sequence GTGATTGATCTGAATTCCCCAATTCTTAAAATAGGCTCCACGATTGGAATGCTGGTCATGGCGCTCGCAGTTATCTTTATTCGGATGAAAGCAAGCAATCGTCCTGTTACTATTAAAAAGATTATTATTCCGCCGCTGGGCATGACAACAGGATTCTTGATGTTTGTCGAGCCACAAGTTAGAATCCCGATTCTGTGGGGGATTCTAGCGTTTCTTGTCGGATGGTTTATCTTCTCATACCCGCTCATTCGCGGAACGAAATTCGAGAAGGTGGACGGTCAGATCTTCATTCAACGGTCCCGTAGCTTTGTATACATTCTGCTCGGACTGCTTACTGTACGCCTGCTGCTCCACGGATATATTGAAGAGCATATTTCCATTCCGCAGACAGCTGCACTGTTCTTTCTGCTTGCCTACGGCATGATTACCCATTGGCGTCTTTCTATGTACCGCCAATATCATCAGATTACTCGTCCTGAACCGATGGTGTAA
- a CDS encoding sulfite exporter TauE/SafE family protein, giving the protein MSFAYIITIFSIGFIGSYISGMVGIGGSIIKYPMLLYIPPLFGLAAFTAHEVSGISAVQVLFATISGVWAYRKGGYLNRTLIIYMGAAILVGSFIGGFGSKSMSEGGINIIYGILALIAAVMMFIPKKGVDDIPLDQVEFNKWLAAVLALIVGIGAGIVGAAGAFLLVPIMLVVLKIPTRMTIASSLAITFISSIGSTVGKVTTGQVEYFPALIMVIASLIASPLGASTGKKVNTKVLQIILAVLILATAIKIWIDIL; this is encoded by the coding sequence ATGAGTTTTGCATATATAATAACCATTTTCTCAATCGGATTTATTGGCTCTTACATTTCAGGCATGGTAGGCATCGGCGGCTCCATAATCAAATATCCGATGCTTCTGTATATTCCACCGTTGTTTGGATTGGCTGCATTTACCGCTCACGAGGTATCCGGAATCAGTGCCGTGCAGGTGCTGTTCGCAACGATAAGCGGTGTGTGGGCTTACCGTAAAGGCGGATACTTGAACCGAACGCTCATTATATACATGGGTGCTGCGATTCTGGTCGGCAGCTTTATCGGCGGATTTGGTTCCAAGTCGATGAGTGAAGGTGGCATCAACATCATTTACGGAATTTTGGCGCTGATCGCCGCTGTGATGATGTTCATCCCGAAAAAAGGCGTTGACGATATCCCGCTGGATCAGGTGGAATTCAATAAATGGCTTGCCGCTGTACTGGCCTTGATCGTAGGTATCGGAGCCGGTATTGTGGGTGCGGCTGGTGCGTTCCTGCTGGTGCCGATCATGCTTGTCGTATTAAAAATTCCTACCAGAATGACCATTGCATCCTCGCTTGCTATCACGTTTATTTCTTCGATTGGTTCCACGGTCGGGAAGGTTACGACCGGACAGGTTGAATATTTCCCCGCTCTTATTATGGTTATTGCCAGCTTGATCGCTTCCCCGCTTGGCGCTTCTACCGGTAAGAAGGTTAATACAAAAGTGCTGCAGATTATTTTGGCTGTTCTGATACTGGCTACGGCCATCAAGATTTGGATTGATATATTGTAA
- a CDS encoding MBL fold metallo-hydrolase — MSVIEMHAKEVAEKAIRKDNFFILDVRNKTDFEDWKIEGENIEYLNIPYFDLLDGVEDILDQIPADKEVIVVCAKEGSSVMVAEMLTEHGRTVGYLKGGMKAWSEHLMPVKVGDLKDGGELYQFVRIGKGCLSYMAISNGEAALFDATRMTDVYIDFAKSVNAEIKHVFDTHLHADHISGGRIIAEKTNAIYWLPPKDAGEVVFQYQSLENGDEIVIGSTKINIEALYSPGHTIGSTSFVIDDQYLLTGDSLFIDSIGRPDLAGLAEDWVGDLRETLYARYKELSDELIVLPAHFMIMEELNDDGTVAKKLDELYASNHGLNIADEEEFRTMVTKNLPPQPNAYQEIRQTNMGKINPDEDKQREMEIGPNRCAVR, encoded by the coding sequence ATGTCAGTCATCGAAATGCACGCAAAAGAAGTAGCTGAGAAGGCAATTCGCAAAGATAACTTTTTCATATTGGACGTTCGAAATAAGACAGACTTTGAAGATTGGAAAATCGAAGGCGAGAATATCGAATATCTGAATATTCCTTATTTTGATCTGCTCGATGGTGTAGAGGATATTCTGGATCAGATTCCGGCAGATAAGGAAGTAATCGTAGTATGTGCGAAGGAAGGCTCCTCTGTAATGGTTGCAGAGATGCTGACAGAGCACGGCCGTACGGTCGGGTACTTGAAAGGTGGGATGAAGGCATGGAGTGAGCATCTTATGCCTGTGAAAGTCGGGGATCTGAAAGACGGTGGTGAGCTGTATCAGTTCGTCCGCATCGGTAAAGGGTGCTTGTCCTATATGGCGATCTCGAACGGCGAAGCCGCGTTATTCGATGCGACCCGCATGACGGACGTTTATATCGATTTTGCCAAGAGTGTAAATGCAGAGATCAAACACGTGTTTGATACTCACCTTCATGCAGACCATATTTCCGGTGGACGGATCATTGCTGAGAAGACCAACGCCATTTACTGGCTCCCTCCAAAAGATGCCGGAGAGGTTGTATTTCAATACCAGTCGCTGGAAAACGGTGATGAAATCGTGATCGGAAGCACCAAGATTAACATTGAGGCGCTTTACTCTCCTGGACATACGATCGGCTCCACATCGTTTGTGATCGACGATCAGTATCTGCTTACAGGCGATAGCCTGTTCATTGATTCCATCGGACGACCGGATCTTGCGGGCCTTGCGGAGGACTGGGTGGGCGATCTGCGCGAAACGCTTTATGCCCGTTATAAAGAGCTATCAGATGAACTCATCGTACTGCCGGCTCATTTTATGATCATGGAAGAACTGAACGATGATGGCACCGTGGCGAAAAAGCTGGATGAGCTGTATGCATCGAATCATGGCCTGAACATTGCGGATGAAGAAGAGTTCAGAACGATGGTGACGAAAAACCTTCCGCCGCAGCCGAACGCTTATCAGGAAATTCGTCAAACCAATATGGGTAAAATCAATCCGGACGAAGATAAGCAGCGTGAAATGGAAATTGGACCGAACCGTTGCGCGGTTCGATAG
- a CDS encoding sulfurtransferase TusA family protein, whose amino-acid sequence MKSIDSNVMLDAKGLACPMPIVRTKKAMKDLEGGQVLEVEATDKGSKADMKAWAESTGHQYLGTIEEGDVLKHYLRKSSGEETAERSYPHVTDNTQLEQKLQAGEPVILLDVRESAEYAFKHIPNAISIPLGDLDNRLEELNKQDEIYVVCRTGTRSDMAAQKLAASGFDRVINVVPGMSGWTGTTTSSND is encoded by the coding sequence ATGAAATCTATTGATTCCAACGTGATGTTAGATGCAAAAGGTTTGGCATGCCCTATGCCGATCGTACGAACGAAGAAAGCGATGAAAGATCTTGAAGGAGGTCAAGTGCTGGAGGTAGAGGCGACGGATAAAGGATCCAAGGCAGATATGAAAGCATGGGCGGAAAGCACCGGCCATCAATACCTCGGCACCATTGAAGAAGGAGATGTGCTGAAGCATTACTTACGTAAATCTTCCGGTGAGGAAACGGCTGAACGCTCATACCCTCATGTGACGGACAATACCCAGCTGGAGCAGAAACTCCAGGCAGGTGAGCCGGTCATACTTCTGGACGTAAGAGAGTCTGCAGAATATGCATTCAAACACATTCCAAATGCCATCTCCATTCCTTTGGGAGATTTAGATAACCGTCTTGAAGAGCTGAACAAACAGGATGAGATCTATGTCGTATGCCGTACCGGAACCCGTAGTGACATGGCTGCACAGAAGCTCGCGGCCAGTGGATTTGATCGGGTGATCAATGTAGTGCCTGGAATGAGCGGCTGGACTGGAACAACGACGAGCAGCAACGATTAA
- a CDS encoding rhodanese-like domain-containing protein gives MKEITPAEVEKLLDEGKSLNIIDVRETEEVEEGKIPGAINIPLGLVEYCKQDLDKSKEYIIVCLSGGRSGRATEYLQSQGYNVTNMTGGMVAWEGKTE, from the coding sequence ATGAAGGAGATAACACCTGCCGAGGTAGAGAAGCTGTTGGACGAAGGCAAAAGCCTAAACATTATCGATGTACGCGAAACCGAAGAAGTGGAAGAAGGTAAAATTCCGGGGGCGATCAATATTCCGCTTGGATTGGTAGAATACTGCAAGCAAGACCTGGATAAATCCAAAGAATATATTATAGTATGCCTTTCCGGCGGCAGAAGCGGCCGTGCAACCGAGTATCTTCAAAGTCAAGGTTACAACGTAACTAACATGACTGGCGGGATGGTAGCGTGGGAAGGAAAGACAGAATAA
- a CDS encoding rhodanese-like domain-containing protein, with translation MEYLNIIIIALIVLFLIQRMLPAKGIRQITTAELKNELMDKNKQFIDVRTLGEFNGNHIRGFKNIPLQQLAQKSGELSRDREVVVICQSGMRSNKASKLLKKSGFGKVTNVKGGMSAWS, from the coding sequence ATGGAATATCTCAATATCATCATAATCGCACTTATTGTCTTATTTCTGATCCAGCGCATGCTGCCTGCAAAGGGAATCCGGCAGATCACTACAGCGGAATTAAAAAATGAATTAATGGACAAAAACAAGCAGTTTATTGATGTTCGAACGCTGGGAGAATTCAACGGGAACCATATTAGAGGGTTCAAGAACATTCCTTTGCAGCAGCTTGCCCAGAAGAGCGGAGAGCTCTCGCGGGACCGTGAGGTTGTTGTCATCTGTCAAAGCGGAATGCGAAGCAATAAAGCGAGTAAACTTTTGAAGAAATCCGGTTTTGGAAAAGTAACCAATGTTAAGGGCGGCATGAGTGCCTGGTCATAG